DNA sequence from the Vicia villosa cultivar HV-30 ecotype Madison, WI linkage group LG3, Vvil1.0, whole genome shotgun sequence genome:
GTAGAGGACAGTTCAATGCGTTGGAGGTACAAATCTCCTGCTTCAGCATCTCTGAGGGTCCAATAGTCAAGAGAATATTTTGGAAGCTTAGTAAATGCCTGATTTGAATCTGGGACGTGTAGTTGGATCTATGGAGGCGTGGTCGGATCGAGATAGATATGACCGATCCGGAACATAtacaatattaattatattttgtatGTATTTAAAATTGATAAATTGATATATTATTTAAGTCCAtagaaatatgaaaaaatataacACATCACAGAATTCCACAAAGAGAGTCTCACCCTCTGATAGGTATGGTTATTGGAATAATTCTTTCACTAccattttatatgttttatttgttcCTACTTCTTATTCATAAGAAGTTAAAGATCAGTGTGGTTTGAAAGCACTGTAAGACGAGCTACGTGCTCTTCATGGTAATTTTACTTGTTACATTTTCTCTTTGCCCACATGGTGTAAAGCTCATAGGTTGAAAATGGATGTATCATGTGAAGTTGAATTCTAATGGTTCTCTCCATCATCACAAGGCTCTCTTGGACATTTTGGGAAACAAAAGAGAATATGGGATGGTATGTGACGATACAACTGATCCTTTAGCAATGATAACGACGACTATAACATTGTTTTGTATTGTTGAATCTGGCGACCGATCTCTTCATCAAATAGATGTAAAAAATGCTCTTTTTTTACGGGAACCTTGAAGAATATATTTACATGATTTATTCTCAGGGTCTATTTTCATCCTCTCTAGGTGTTTGTAAGCTCAAACACTTTTCATTTGGTCTACGACAGGCTCCTCGGGCACGACCGAAAAACTCCAGCATTGACAGGTTGGACGTAATCACCAGGGTTCAAATCGTAGTACTTACGGTTTTGTGTGAGTTTTTAATGATCATTATTAATTTATctacaaatcaaaatattattatatcaaCGAAAAACCTTACAATTCAATCTATGCTAATAATTTTTGTGCATTCAGTCAACtgatcacaatttttttttaaaaagcaaaaataatatattagaagAATTCATACCAAGTTCAAAGATGTGCAAAAGATAGAAAAAAAGAAGATTACAAGTGTGTAATAAAACTGCTAAAATATAGTAGAATAAAATCCCGCCAATTTAAACTAAAGCAACACCAATGCAAACACTAAAAATGCAAGAAATTCCAATCTCTCATAACCAATATACTAAAAACAAAAGCACTGCCAATCCTAATCAATTCTCCAAAGCAGCACCACAAATAGACAAAACAAGTGAGAAAAACATAGAGCTTCAAAAGACATTGCAATTGTGTATGACCCAGTACTACATTTAAGAAAATGTTAGATGCATTTAGTTAGGTTGTTACAATTGTGTCACTCAAAATTTTGAGATAAAAGTCAGTTCTAAAAGTTAGTTGATATCAAGCTCATATATACACACTTTCTTTGATTGTAATATTCATTATGAAAGGTTGAATACCTAATCATTCTTCAATGTCAACGTCTCAAATTTCTTTCAATTTAATCCTCTTTCACACCTAGCTTCATTCGAATAATCTAATTTTTGGTTAagcttgtaattttttttatggaaagatactttaattaagaaagaacACACGGAATGAGTTGCTCTTTCAAAGCAAGAAGAAAGAACCTGTGCAGGTGGCTGAAGAGGCTTGGAGAAGTGTGATGGACTTCAATAGATGGAACTCGGAATGGTGTGCACGCAAAAGTCTGCCGCAGCAGccggttttttctgtttctgatTTGTACGTGTTGCAGGTGGATGCAGGTGTTTTCCCTGAGGGTAATATAGCTTTTGGCTGCATCTGTATGGACCCTGGTGGAGAGGCAATTTTTGCGTCATGCAAGAAGGAGGAACTGTTAGCTACGCCTGCTGTAGCAGAGATGCTGGCCATTCGGTGGTGTCTTGAATTAGCAAAGGAGAATAAGCTGATGCGGATTGTGATTCAGTCTGATTGTCTAAATGCTGTGAACTGTATAAATTCTCTAGAGGTTTTTGCTGATCTTGAAACTATTGCAGCTGATTGTAGAGGTTTGATTAGTTCTTTTAGTTTGGCTAGTGTTATGTTTATTAGTAGATCAGACAATGGTATTGCCCATAATCTTGTAGGGTATGGTAACATACATGGTTCTATGTTCTGGAGAGGGGATTATCCTCCTGCTGTTCTGAATATTGTGAGGCATCTGCCTATTCATGTTTAATGGAATTGGTTttcatatcaaaaaaaaaaaagaaaaaaaaagaacaaaatcagaaagatccaaaagattaCGGACAATGTCACTTGGATAGAAATCCAACTAAGTTTTAGAGCCTACTTCGTCTCCTATGCCAACTAGAAAATGCGAGAATTACGGGTCAGGTTGATGTACATAAGATATATCCTTATGAACagtgcataagtctcgtacgagtaatatttaaattattctgagtaacattttagttagaaacgagtaataatatcataatcaatggataatatatgcattatttgtacacatctattaattatgaataattattaattgtgagtaatgagtacactattctgagtaTTATTTACACCATTATGAGTtatatcgaattttaactattttgagtaatatattcattgttctgagtaatatttatactattttgagtaatctatatattattttgaataataaatataatactttgaataggctttggctaatatgcataaggatttacttatgcaccatgcataagcctacataagtcattggatcatgtttttaatccagtattgagtattgagtattgagtaataacaattgatgtctagaatttgatccaagggtccataataatctatgcatggtgcatagatttttatctatgcacggtaactgcacccctttgaataatataaacaatatttgagtatttatgcaccgtgcataagaatataccttatgcacatcaacacatccccGAAAATTACAACTCCTATTAAGATACATAAAAGAAGAATCACAATTGTGTAAGACCTATTTAATGCATTTAAGACATTTTTAGATGCATTTATTTAGGTATTACAATTGTGTCAACTCTAAATTTTGAGATAAAATTCAGTTTTTAAAGTTACtctctccgtctcataataagtgtcttgtTTAAGCTCtgcgcggttcttaagaaaatgattagataagactattttagtaaatgacaccaattttatcaataaataaaattacaCCAATTTTATGTCTTAAAATAAATGTTTCTTTAGAATACCAATACAACATTTATTGGTATTCTAAAGAGACATCTaattattggaaaaaaaaataataaatgttgtattagtattctaaagagacatttattttaagACATAGAAAAGGTgcaaataagacacttattaacattgtttaactttaaaaaaattaattaaaaaatagtcaCTTTTTTCAACTTCAACATCTTCCCTTCCATCTTCTTCACAACCCAAAAAATATTCAAATCTCTAATCATTCAAATCTCACTTGAACTCCCACTTCCAACCAAACCCTTCATCACTAACACTTCCAATATAAAACCCTTCATATCTAATACTACTGGATCATAGAAATATTGATTTTGCCCCTAAAATGTAGCATTCTGTATTCATATGTCAAAAAAATTATCTTAACAAAACTATAAGTACCTAAATTTCAAATCCACCAAATAAAATTACCCAATTGAACAAATTACATTAAcactcaaaataaacaagtagCTCACAAACGTAACTGAAGGACAATTTTTCACAACAACCCCACAACCAAAGCTTGCTAAAAATTCAAACTTTCTTTCACAACTTTAACAAAAACTTTCTTTCATATCAACACTTTTTGTCAAGCATATCCCTACCAGAATGACAATTTCTCAACACTTTTATGGTATCAAAAGACGTAAGATTAACAATCAGTAACTTAAAATTTGATGCTCTACTTTGCTGGGGCCTAGCGGGTAATCCGTAATGATCACAATAAAAACTTTCAGCTTATGAAAAAATCTTGTTGATAAAGAGTTTCTTCAAACAAAAGGTTATGTGGCTTGTTGCTTGCTTCGAAGAAATCTTTGGATGTGATTTGATTTTTGATGGATTGATGCAAAGTTTTAAACTTTTTCACTGTTAGTGTAGTGCAGGCTGTTTTTTGCTTTTGCCAGTTTCACTACTTGAAGAAGTACACTAAAAATTAGTGAGCATGGTGAAAGTTTTGTGCTCTTTTCATGTGAGCAAGAAAAACAGTGAGATTATTAATGTTTGATGAGTTGAGGAGATAAATTGAATTTCAAATTGGTTTCATGGTACAAGTTTGAACGGTTTTTATAAGTCgaatgtaaacaaaagttttatTAGATAATAGAAAATCAAAGGCTTACATAACACACTGATTACCATGATTAATTAAAGATAGATGAAACATGTGAATGTGAAGAACGATGAAGAACTTAGAGGGAAAACATAAATATTACATTCACTTATTGATGAAAAAGAAAAGATCACGGAGAAGATAAAACTTGTTTTCTTGGTAACATGTAAGGATTTAAATGGCCACACTACGGAGCAAAACAGTCTCGACAGTGATTCCAGGACCAAAACTGAAAAGCACACCCCATTCAAGGCCCTCACCCGTTGTGGCAAGGCCTTCTTCTTTTGATTTCCTTCTCATCTCATCCAAGATGAATAACACGGACGCACTTGACATGTTTCCATACTCGCTAAGTATATGTCGACTGGCTTGCATTTTCTCCGGCTTTAAGCCTAATTTGGCTTCAATTTTGTCAAGAATGGCTCGTCCACCGGGGTGTGAAATCCAAAAAATGGAATTGTAATCAGAGATGTTCAAAGGTTGAAAGGCCTCAACAAGAGCTTTCTCAATGTTATTTGAGATGAGGTCAGGAACATTCTCGAGCAGATGAAATGTAAGTCCCACTTCTCGAATGTGACATTCAATAGCTCCTTCGCTATCCGGAAGGATGGTTTGTGCAGTCCATACCAATTCAAACAAAGGCTTTTCAAATTGTGGCAACGGGTCTGAACCAATAATCGCAGCTGCCGCACCATCTCCAAAAATCGCTTGTCCCACCAGACCATCAAGATGAGTCTCACTAGGTCCAGAGTAAGTTAATACCTTTATCTCGGAACAAACCAACAAAACACGAGCGTCTTTGTTGTTCTCAGCCAAATCTTTAGCTAATCGAAGCCCCGTCCCACCAGCATAACAACCTTGTTGGTATATCATATAACGCTTTACATGTGGACGAAGGCCTAAGAGCTTTGTGAGCTGATAGTCCGCACCAGGCATATCGATACCGCCTGAAGTGCAAAAGACAAGATGAGTAATCTTGGACTTAGCTTGACCCCattccttgattgcctttgatgCAGCCTCTTTTCCTAGCTTTGGTATTTCCACAACCAGGATGTCTTGTTTGACATCCAATGAAGGTGCCATGACCTCACACAAACTTGGATTCTCCTTCAAAATATCTTCTGTCAAATGCATGTATCTCTTCTTAATCATAGCTTTTTCACCTGAAAATAAATGATATGCACTTCAAGATCTTTACACCAAGAGTTTATAAATAGTAAACTGATaatacttaatatatatatatatatatatatatatatatatatatatatatatatatatatatatatatatatatatatatatatatatatatatatatatatatatatatatatatatacttataaaCATGTTACATATGCGCTTGAATTTTTGTTTAAGCTCAGTCTTGTGTTCACTGTTTGTAACGCGGAAGTAGAAGTCTGGATATGCACTCTGATCTACACAGTTTTGAGGATTTGCAGTGCCAATAGCTAACACAGTGGCAGTGCCTTCAGCTCTCTGTGTCTGGCGGATCTCATTTACCGTCATCATCTTAACTGCACaaataagaaaaggaagaatTAAGAAACACTAGATGAGTTTTGGCGTGTGTCTGAAATTGTTGTTTGagatatgttatatatatatatatatatatatatatatatatatatatatatatatatatatatatatatatatatatatatatatatatatatatatatatatatatatcgtgcCGAGCTGCTTCAAATGGAAGGAAAAAGTGGCTgttacttaaaataaaataaaataaaaaatgagtcGATGTTGAATTATACTTTTTAATTGATTGAGATAAATAAGGGTGCCAAATAAATTTACGCATTTTGATTGATTGAGATAAGGGTGCCAAATAAATTTATGCTTATTAGAATAtttatctttatttaatttatatgttAAATGGGTTTTTGTCCTCataattcattattattattttttattttcatattagtaTACGGCCTATTGAGATAACTGGTGTTCGCGGTGCAGTTTGAGCAATTTTGACGTAAAAAATTATCTGAACTACAAGTGAAAAagtgtgcggtttggtttgggtCGGTTGTCTTCTACTATCTATCtatctactatctattcattaataatagattgaccaaattgcctaaattaccctttcaccaaaatttatttgcactaataaaaggtcatttttgtaactaacaaattaagtattcactctttcaactttattgaatgaatggcccaagtgttagcttttcattggtccgaattaaataacattctccctacaactttattgcatgaatgatgacatcacatgtaagccatggatgatggaagtctattcattaataatagattgaccaaattgcctaaattatcctttcaccaaaatttatttgcactaataaaaggttatttttgtaactaacaaattaaatattcactctttcaactttattgaatgaatgccccaagtgttagcttttcattggtccgaattaaatTACATTCtccctacaactttattgcatgaatgatgacattacatgtaagccatggatgatggaagtcatatttaaatttcttttatatttcattttcccacactttcttactttcattttaatttttgttaatttatttattatcacaaaaaatattaataatctatttttaaattttaatcttactaaaaatttcaaatttctttcacatttcatttttccatactttcattttaatttttctacatttatctattatcgcaaaaaatattaataatcgatcatttaattattattcccaaaaatatttaattatttcacgggccactatcaactcaatatttaatttttttttaattgatcattacacattttctctatcttaattaaaatttcaaatttctctcacattttttcacactttcttactttcattttaatttttttctctatttatttatttatttattatctcacaggtcactatcaacataatgtctattttattttaatcaatcattgtctttatttgagagataatatctttatttttatttttttctccatctcacgattttttatcattatttaatacaattaaattttcatgattattgtttattttacatttgtttttaaatatattttatattgcatcaaattgtttttttatttcacgggtcattatcaacatagtagctattttattttaatcaacaattactattaattgagagataatttttatttttaaatgttaatattttatttttattatctccatcttatagtattttttttatatgattatttaatataattgaatttatatgatcatttttcatttataattaaaccatagtgatctataacattttcttttaattgttgttggaccgtcaattattaaattacctgactcaattttgctattgtgttcttaacctatcttaaacatttttttgtggatcattgttttctatataattattgttaaatttacaattaagtaaattatttcatatttttcatttatatttaaaattttacatttgcatttgttaaaattttatttttttctccaactcacatgtccttttttatatggtcatttattacacacaaaattaacacatgaatacgataataatgtttaatcttaagggccactttcaatacaatgcctattttattttaaacaataataacttttatttgaaaactaaagtatttattttcaaatttcaaaacgacTCCTATGAATATtcggttttcaaagaattgggagtataacagagcaatcaataaaactctaactctattcaagtaaaacaattccttttaattatgcatattgcttataattccttttatttatattattcatatcattacaaaaatactacaccagaaaaaaaatacccgtgcggaagcacaggtctctgactagtttagagataaaatcaaactaaaccaatgcggtttggattaatttggttggttcggtttttaaaaaaaattattgagtcatacatacacatatagatgacaacataactttgtatatgatcatttatgcgttatcacataacaacaaaactcatcatatttgaacaacaatttttcatttatacataaataaaattagataaaagtagaataaaaaacataaaataatagcataaaacaatatcaaaaatattataatgaaatagaaaaaagaagagtgaaagattagagaagataaaaaaaacagaagatgagagaataaagaataaaaggagcattaaaaaggTACTCCCTCAGTTTCataataaatgtcttatttgAATTATGCG
Encoded proteins:
- the LOC131661491 gene encoding chalcone synthase 1A-like isoform X1, whose translation is MMTVNEIRQTQRAEGTATVLAIGTANPQNCVDQSAYPDFYFRVTNSEHKTELKQKFKRICNMFISEKAMIKKRYMHLTEDILKENPSLCEVMAPSLDVKQDILVVEIPKLGKEAASKAIKEWGQAKSKITHLVFCTSGGIDMPGADYQLTKLLGLRPHVKRYMIYQQGCYAGGTGLRLAKDLAENNKDARVLLVCSEIKVLTYSGPSETHLDGLVGQAIFGDGAAAAIIGSDPLPQFEKPLFELVWTAQTILPDSEGAIECHIREVGLTFHLLENVPDLISNNIEKALVEAFQPLNISDYNSIFWISHPGGRAILDKIEAKLGLKPEKMQASRHILSEYGNMSSASVLFILDEMRRKSKEEGLATTGEGLEWGVLFSFGPGITVETVLLRSVAI
- the LOC131661491 gene encoding chalcone synthase 1A-like isoform X2 yields the protein MMTVNEIRQTQRAEGTATVLAIGTANPQNCVDQSAYPDFYFRVTNSEHKTELKQKFKRICEKAMIKKRYMHLTEDILKENPSLCEVMAPSLDVKQDILVVEIPKLGKEAASKAIKEWGQAKSKITHLVFCTSGGIDMPGADYQLTKLLGLRPHVKRYMIYQQGCYAGGTGLRLAKDLAENNKDARVLLVCSEIKVLTYSGPSETHLDGLVGQAIFGDGAAAAIIGSDPLPQFEKPLFELVWTAQTILPDSEGAIECHIREVGLTFHLLENVPDLISNNIEKALVEAFQPLNISDYNSIFWISHPGGRAILDKIEAKLGLKPEKMQASRHILSEYGNMSSASVLFILDEMRRKSKEEGLATTGEGLEWGVLFSFGPGITVETVLLRSVAI